In Mongoliitalea daihaiensis, one DNA window encodes the following:
- a CDS encoding response regulator, which translates to MKKLHILLVDDSEHDAFLIKEALEEQEFLSNFSHVINGQEAINFLQKLSPFENVETPDLILMDINMPVMDGHESLKRIKEMDAFKDIPILMLSTSSRKEDIIRAYRGQSSSYIVKPDDIYDLENLAQALKTYWSNIVKLPPRE; encoded by the coding sequence ATGAAAAAACTACATATCCTACTGGTAGATGACAGTGAACACGATGCTTTTTTAATTAAAGAAGCGCTTGAAGAACAAGAGTTCTTAAGTAATTTTAGTCACGTCATCAATGGACAAGAAGCTATCAATTTCTTACAAAAATTGTCGCCATTTGAAAATGTAGAAACTCCTGATTTGATATTGATGGATATCAATATGCCTGTTATGGATGGTCATGAATCTTTAAAAAGAATTAAGGAAATGGATGCGTTCAAAGATATTCCCATTTTGATGCTCTCCACATCTTCTAGAAAAGAGGATATAATTAGAGCATATAGGGGACAGTCCAGTTCTTACATTGTTAAACCAGATGATATTTATGATCTGGAAAATCTAGCTCAGGCACTCAAAACCTATTGGAGCAATATTGTCAAACTTCCTCCTAGGGAGTAA
- a CDS encoding amidohydrolase, translating into MKNILLYSLLVFFLYACGGGNPVADKIFINGIIYTVDENNPTVEAVAVKDGLIIAVGTTAEIQAFVGKSTETIDLEGMTMTPGLIESHAHIMGIGYNKLDIDLMYVKTFDELVEKVAEAASNAEPGEWITGRGWHQDKWIEMPANTVKGFQTHDALSSITPNNPVYLAHASGHASFVNQKAMELAGITPLRGEKPQQEVEGGEIIRDELGNPTGVLVERASYLVSKMIPQDTPERAEKAMELALQELAEKGITSFHDAGSGQEVIDLLEKFKAEGKLTSRMYVMLTSRQPELLEAWYKKGPHIDPDHMVTIRSIKLNMDGALGPWGAWLLEDYEDKPGHRGHETMPIDLVSQVSEKGLELGFQVCSHAIGDRTNREVLDRYEAAFAKFPGVTDHRFRIEHAQHLHPDDIDRFGGLGVIAAIQAIHLSSDRPWAIGRLGAKRIKDGAYVWQKLLQSGAVISNGTDAPVEPLDPIPSFYASVTRKTLKMTPEGGYEPDQKMTREQALKSYTLDGAYAEFEENFKGSIQVGKAADFTVFNQNLMEVPENQLLDTQVTMTVVGGKVVFRK; encoded by the coding sequence ATGAAAAACATACTACTATACAGCTTACTGGTTTTCTTTCTTTACGCTTGCGGAGGAGGAAACCCTGTAGCAGACAAAATTTTTATCAACGGCATCATTTACACCGTGGATGAAAACAACCCCACAGTGGAAGCAGTCGCCGTCAAAGATGGATTAATCATCGCTGTTGGAACTACAGCCGAAATTCAAGCATTTGTAGGGAAGTCGACTGAAACCATCGATTTGGAGGGTATGACCATGACTCCGGGATTGATCGAATCCCATGCACACATCATGGGCATCGGTTACAACAAACTAGATATAGACTTGATGTATGTCAAAACCTTCGACGAACTCGTAGAGAAAGTAGCCGAAGCTGCAAGCAATGCTGAACCGGGAGAGTGGATTACCGGCAGAGGATGGCACCAAGATAAATGGATAGAAATGCCGGCAAATACAGTCAAAGGCTTTCAAACCCATGATGCCCTTAGCTCCATCACTCCAAATAATCCTGTATACCTAGCCCATGCTTCAGGACATGCGTCTTTTGTCAACCAAAAGGCTATGGAATTGGCAGGAATCACACCTTTGAGAGGAGAAAAGCCACAGCAGGAAGTAGAAGGTGGTGAAATCATCCGTGATGAATTGGGAAATCCTACTGGTGTATTGGTAGAGAGGGCATCGTATTTGGTGAGCAAAATGATCCCTCAAGATACTCCAGAACGTGCAGAAAAAGCCATGGAATTGGCATTGCAAGAATTGGCAGAAAAGGGCATTACTTCCTTTCATGATGCGGGAAGCGGACAAGAGGTGATTGATTTATTGGAAAAATTCAAAGCAGAAGGAAAATTAACCTCCCGCATGTATGTGATGTTGACAAGCCGTCAGCCTGAACTTTTAGAAGCTTGGTATAAAAAAGGTCCACACATTGACCCTGATCATATGGTGACGATCCGCTCAATCAAGTTAAACATGGATGGTGCTTTAGGTCCATGGGGGGCTTGGTTGCTGGAAGATTATGAAGACAAGCCAGGTCACAGAGGCCATGAAACCATGCCGATTGACTTGGTATCACAGGTATCCGAAAAAGGCCTAGAGTTAGGTTTCCAAGTTTGTTCCCATGCCATTGGTGACCGTACCAACCGGGAAGTATTGGATAGGTACGAAGCTGCATTTGCCAAATTCCCTGGAGTAACGGATCACCGTTTTAGAATTGAACATGCGCAGCACTTGCATCCAGATGATATTGACCGCTTTGGAGGCTTGGGTGTGATTGCCGCTATACAGGCCATTCACTTGAGTTCGGATAGACCTTGGGCTATTGGCCGTTTAGGAGCAAAGCGAATTAAGGATGGTGCCTATGTATGGCAAAAATTGTTACAATCTGGGGCGGTGATTTCCAATGGCACAGATGCTCCTGTAGAACCACTGGATCCGATTCCTTCGTTCTATGCCTCAGTCACCAGAAAAACCTTGAAAATGACTCCGGAAGGTGGCTATGAACCTGATCAAAAAATGACCCGTGAGCAGGCGTTGAAATCCTATACCTTGGATGGTGCCTATGCGGAATTTGAAGAGAATTTCAAAGGCTCCATTCAAGTAGGCAAAGCCGCTGACTTTACGGTATTCAATCAAAACTTGATGGAGGTACCTGAAAATCAGTTATTGGATACTCAAGTGACGATGACTGTAGTGGGAGGGAAGGTTGTGTTTCGGAAGTAA
- a CDS encoding YdeI/OmpD-associated family protein yields the protein MNKSTHTNPKVDTYLIQGCMRCPYGATERCMVIPWRAILEELRQLLLESGLEEEVKWGVPCYTRNGKNVVIVAALKAYATLSFFKGSLLEDKSQVLEKEGSSSQAGRSWRFTKVEEVQKHKELIMDYIDEAIAIEDSGKKVILEKVSEPIPEELLDAFAEDQALEHAFFRLTPGRQRGYIIHFSQPKQSQTRKSRITKLAEQIKLGIGLHDKYKKQ from the coding sequence ATGAATAAATCCACACATACCAATCCGAAAGTGGACACCTACCTGATTCAAGGATGTATGCGCTGTCCTTATGGAGCTACTGAGCGCTGCATGGTGATTCCTTGGAGGGCAATTTTGGAGGAATTGAGGCAATTGCTGCTAGAGTCAGGATTGGAGGAAGAAGTAAAATGGGGCGTGCCTTGTTATACCCGTAATGGTAAAAATGTGGTGATTGTGGCGGCTCTTAAAGCGTATGCTACATTGAGTTTTTTTAAAGGCTCCTTATTGGAAGATAAAAGCCAAGTGCTTGAAAAGGAGGGATCGAGTTCTCAGGCTGGCCGATCATGGAGATTTACCAAGGTGGAGGAAGTTCAGAAGCACAAAGAGTTGATTATGGATTATATCGATGAGGCCATCGCCATAGAGGATTCGGGGAAAAAAGTTATTTTAGAGAAGGTTTCAGAGCCAATTCCAGAGGAGTTATTGGATGCATTTGCCGAAGATCAAGCATTAGAACATGCTTTTTTCAGACTAACGCCGGGGAGACAACGGGGCTACATCATCCATTTTTCTCAGCCTAAGCAATCACAAACCAGAAAATCAAGAATTACCAAATTGGCCGAGCAGATCAAATTAGGAATTGGATTACATGACAAGTACAAAAAACAATAA
- a CDS encoding DUF2200 domain-containing protein, with translation MTDTSKHDERIAQMSVASVFPHYVTKVEKKGRTKEELMQVIEWLTGYDANQLQELLDKNVTFQEFFAACNLNSRAHLITGVICGYRVEEITNPLTQQVRYLDKLVDELAKGKKMEKILRVG, from the coding sequence ATGACTGATACCAGCAAACACGATGAGCGTATAGCTCAAATGTCGGTGGCTTCTGTATTTCCACATTATGTCACCAAAGTGGAGAAAAAGGGAAGAACCAAGGAGGAACTGATGCAAGTAATCGAATGGCTTACAGGATATGATGCCAATCAGTTGCAGGAATTGCTGGATAAGAACGTTACTTTTCAGGAATTTTTTGCTGCTTGTAATCTCAATTCCCGTGCACATCTAATTACTGGAGTAATCTGTGGGTATCGAGTGGAGGAAATTACCAATCCTTTGACGCAACAGGTGCGGTATTTGGATAAACTAGTAGATGAATTGGCTAAAGGGAAAAAAATGGAAAAAATCTTGAGAGTCGGATAA
- the rlmH gene encoding 23S rRNA (pseudouridine(1915)-N(3))-methyltransferase RlmH, with product MQIKLIAIGKTDNKELEKLIQDYIKRLSFYTKFELDIIPDIKNAKNLSEAAQKEKEGELILKKVQASDDLVLLDEQGKQYASMAFADYLQKKMNAGLKNLIFVIGGPYGFSEEVYKRANGKLSLSAMTFSHQMVRLFFVEQIYRAHTILRNEPYHHQ from the coding sequence ATGCAGATCAAACTCATCGCAATCGGGAAAACAGACAACAAAGAACTGGAGAAATTGATACAGGACTATATCAAACGATTGAGCTTCTACACCAAATTTGAATTGGATATTATCCCCGATATCAAAAATGCTAAAAACCTCAGTGAAGCCGCACAAAAGGAAAAAGAGGGGGAATTAATTCTAAAAAAAGTACAGGCATCCGATGACCTTGTCTTACTAGACGAACAAGGCAAACAGTATGCTTCTATGGCTTTTGCTGATTACCTTCAGAAGAAAATGAATGCCGGACTCAAAAACTTGATTTTTGTCATTGGTGGTCCCTACGGTTTTTCAGAAGAAGTATACAAACGAGCCAATGGCAAACTTTCACTCTCTGCCATGACTTTTTCTCATCAGATGGTTCGTCTATTTTTCGTAGAACAAATTTACCGAGCCCACACAATTTTGAGGAATGAGCCTTATCATCATCAGTAG